AGACAATTTTTTTATTAACTTCAGCTACTAAAAATAAGTTATTAATACTTTGTGTATCCTCTTTAATTATTTGTTTAAAACTTGCTTCATCTAACATCCTTATCCAGGGCAGACCTTATCATATAGTGCATGTTATTGACTTCATATTTTCTATGATTGATTTTCATTACGTCCCCTCCGTGTTTAAGCGGATAAGAGTACTTTTTTTAAGTATCCAATTAATTAAAAGCTTTATCATTCAAATACATTTCCTTTTTTCACTAAACACAAATCCATTATCTTGAATATGATAAAACGAGCCCTTTAAGGCTCGTTCGTTGATTGCTTACTGATCAATCGAATCTGCAAGCTTCTCGATATCGTCAGAAGGATGAATGTGAAGGCCTGCGGTCGATGTTTGGGCTGCGGCATACATGGCTGCGGCTACCTTTTTCGCTTCTATGGCACGATAGGGTCGGAGGGGTCCAATGAAGATGAATTGGGCGGTGGAGATCAATAAACCTGAAATCTTCTCACCTGCCCTGAATTCATCCCGGTCGCCAAGAAGTAAGGAGGGGCGAAATATATGGACTGATTTCAGACCTAATTGCTTAAGCCCGTCTTCGACGTCGCCCTTCACACGACTGTAAAAAAAGGCTGATTTTGAATTGGCTCCCATAGCCGTTATGACAAGTATTTTCTCGACATTGCAGCTCTTCGCGATTCTCGCCGCTTCCATAAGATAGTCATAATCCACTTTACGAAACGCTTCTTTTGATTTTGCCTTCTTGATTGTTGTACCCAAGCATATAAACACATCCGTGACGTTAAATAAATGTGCAAAAGAAGATAAACGTTCGAAATCTACAGTATGTAACATGCAATTCGGTTCATTAATTTCCACATTCCTTCTTGTAAGCAAGTGAATTTCCTTATAAATATCGCTTTTACTTAGTTGTTTGACGAGCTGGGTACCTACGACCCCCGTTGCCCCTAAAACCATTGCTGTCTTCATATTAATCATGATTTCCTTCTTTCCTTCATGAGCTGGCAATAGGCGTCCTTCATTTCATTTATCTTTGTTAGCATTATGATAAATGATTTATTTGATTGAAGTCTTTAATGATCCATGAATCGACCTCGAATCTTATCGTGCTCAAGCATGCATTGGACAAACGCATATCATTGGATACAATTGATTCGTTGGACATCAACCGTAATATGAAATGAATGACGGCTCCGTGTGCAACAAGTATCACTTTCTTTTCTGGATATTCCTCCTGGATTTCTTGCAGTCCCTTCATCAGCCGGCTAGTGAGTGCCTCCTCGCTTTCCTGGCCAGGATATGCTTTAGCTTTGAATGTTGCCTTTCTTTTTGCGGCTGTCAATCCTTCAGCGGCTCCAAAATTCTTTTCAATGAATTCGATTTTCTCAATTACCGGAACATCCATATAATGAGCAATGATATCAGCCGTTTCCCTTGCCCTTATAAGCGGACTTGTAATGATTACATCCCAATTCTCTTTTATCAAGAATTCACCACATTGACGAGCCTGTATCCTTCCGAGTTCATTCAAAGGAATATCTGTCTGACCCTGCAGTTTTCCCTGTGCATTCCAATCCGTTTGGCCATGCCGTACTAAACAAATCGTCGTAATTGTCATCAAGCCTTTCTATATTGGATTAAGTTGGCTTTCCTGTCCTTCAATAATTGAATATCCTTCGGCCTCCGACCCTACCCATTTTTCATGCAATCGTATTCTCCCGTCAGTCAATATCTCTTGGTGGAAAAACAGCTGCCGCCTCTTTTTCTTTGATATGATTGTAGCGGAATTGAAGAGTCCTCTCAGGGTGCCTTTCATAATTTCACCGCCCTGATAGCTCCCTGAAATAATGGAACCTTCCTGTGCATAATGAAAGGACGTACTGCCCGATGCTTCTCCGTTTTCTGTTTGACTTTTTCCTTTAAAACCCCGCCCGTCATGATTAATCATCATCAATCCTCCAATGATTGATTTAGGATAATCATACCAAATTCCCACAAAAAAGAGTATGTTGAGATTCGTTAAAAAGATAAAATATGATTAAATTCCTTCTCGAAAAACGGACACAAAAAATACATAATATTCCCATTGAATTTCGTTAATGAATTGTGGTTAGATTATGGAAGATGTTACATGTGGGATGGTCATCCCCAATGCTCAGACATCGGAATATAACTAGAAGATATGGTGAGGTGCTCTTTTGAAAGAAATACTTCTGATTTTACTTTTGCAACTTATTTACGTACCGATTTACACGTTGCGAACCATTTTCTTAGTGAAAAATATCACCGTTCTTGCCTCGATACTGGGCATTGCAGAAATGTTAGTGTACGTTTTTGGATTATCGCTCGTATTTGGCGGTGACCAAAGCATCCTGGCCATGGTTGTATATGCCGTCGGTTTTGGAATCGGAATTATTTTTGGAACGAAAATTGAGCAAAAACTCGCCATCGGCTACATAAATGTAACCGTCAATACTCAATCCAAAAATGCACAGTTAGTCGATACGCTTAGGAACAATGGATTCGGTGTCACTCTCTATACAGGTGAGGGCAGGGATAGCAACCGTTTTCGAATGGAAATCTTGACGAAACGAAACCGTGAACAAGAATTAATCGCAACCGTAGAAAAATTCGAACCGAAGGCTTTCATCATTTCGTATGAACCGCGTTATTTCAAAGGCGGATTTTTACTGGATCGGTTGAAAAATAAGGCAAGCTAAAAGCAAAAAGGGAAAGCCCTCTCTCATGATGGCTTTCCCTTTTTATTTGGTTTTTGATTTTTTTATTTTCACTGCTTTCGTTGCCGGCTGTTTTTTAATCCACTTTATATATTTTTTTAAAGAGTCATCATCCTTTAGCAATGCTATCGTATAGAGGCGGATGGCTAGCTCCTTATTTGAATATGACGCGTGAATCTGTTTATGGCATGATTTACAAAGAGCGGCAGTCGGTAAATGACTGCCGCCTTCTTCTCTTGGTATTAAATGATGAACGGTCAATTCTATCCCATCTCTTTGACAAAGCTCACAATTACCTATCATTATTAAGCACGTCCGTTAAGGCTTAACGGATTTCCCTTCCTCAACGATATGAAACATCAAATGGGCAAGGTGATGGACGGGCCCGTAGTCTTCTTCATCGTCTTCTTCCACTTCTGCACTGTCATTCATGCCTTGCAAATAAAGCGCCATGAATTCATAAAAATCAGGTTTAGAAAAGGAATAACAATCACTTGGATCTTGATCACCTTCTTCATACTGTAAAACCAAATGAGATAAATCCCCCTCATCATCTTCAGCATCAAAAAAGACGAAATATCCGATATTAGTATCCAAATCAAATAACCTGCGAAATCCACGGGACGTCGTTTTTTCAAACTCAGCGGCTGTCAGTTTTTGCACCTGCATGCTGTCTACATTATCTTCCTGATGGAAACCCACGATGAATGTCTTCATCACATTACCTCCTACCTGAATATCGGTAATCAATAGTATCCCCATTTAACAGGATTTATCCAAATTAAATATTTGCTTCCAAGATGACCGGGCAATGATCGCTGCCCATGATATCACAGTGGATGTTTGCATCCTTGAGAGAATCGGACAATCGTTTTGAAACGATGAAATAATCGATTCTCCATCCAATATTCCGCTCTCTTACTTTACTCATATACGACCACCAAGTATAGGCACCTTCCTGTAACGGATAAAAATGGCGAAATGTATCGATAAATCCTGCATGAAGCAACTCAGTCATCTTACCACGTTCTTCAAGCGTAAAACCTGAATTGCCGATGTTAGGTTTTGGGTTTTTCAAATCGATTTCCTGATGTGCGACATTAAGATCGCCACAAAAGATGACCGGTTTAACCATGTCGAGCCCCTTAAGGTACTCGATCATCGCTTCTTCCCATTCGAGACGATAATCGAGCCTCGTCAAATCCCTTTTGGCGTTTGGTGTATATACATTCACCATAAAAAATTTCTCGTATTCGAGGGTGATGATCCTTCCTTCTGGTTCCTCGGTCAAGTCGCCTACACCATATTTCACTGAGAGCGGTTTTTCCTTTGTAAAGATGGCAGTACCTGAATACCCTTTTTTCAACGCATAATTCCAATATTGATGGTACCCTTCAAGTTCAAGTGAAATTTGCCCTTCTTGAAGCTTCGTTTCTTGAAGACAGAATATATCCGCATCAACGTCTTTAAAATAATCTAAAAATCCTTTCTTCACACAAGCCCTAATTCCATTTACGTTCCAGGAAACCAATTTCATGTTTTCTTAAACTCTCCTTATATCCGTTAATTTCTTTTCTTATCCACTATACTATTTATCCGATTTTTTTCCCATTAGAGTACATTGGAAAACAATCTGGCAAATGATTCTTTTGAACGTTCGAGCATACTGCGATTATTATATTCAATGGGGTCAAGTTTTTCACTATCCAGCATATCTTCCTTATAATGAGAGATAAGATCACCGATGGAACGGCTGCCCATAAGGAAGACATTGACTTCGAAATTCAGATGAAAACTTCTCATATCCATGTTTGCCGTGCCGATGGAGGCGATATCGCCATCAACGATGATGAGTTTCTGATGTAAGAAACCTTTTTTATACGAGTAAACTTCAACGCCATATTGAAGCAGCTCCCCGAAATAGGAGCGGCTGCCGTATTGTGTCAAGAAACCATCATTTACCGCAGGAACCATTAACCTAACCTGGATTCCTTTTACGGCCGCATGTTTGATAGCTGCTTTGATCGCTTGATTAGGCACGAAGTATGGACTGGCAATCCAAACTGATTCGGTAGCGTTATTGATAAGTGCATAGTAAAAATCACTCATGATTCCCTGCTGCGTATCGGGCCCGCTAGCCACCACCTGGACAGCTCCGTCCCCTTTTCCGCCTTCGCTTTTCAGTTCCGGACGCTCTTGCAATACATCTTCGCCACTGACATATTCCCAATCCAAAAGAAAAACGGTATGAAGCATATATACCGCTTCCCCTTTAAGGACCATATGTGTGTCCCTCCAGAATCCAATCTCTTTATTTCTTCCTAGATACTCCTCACCGACGTTCAAGCCGCCGACAAAGCCAATCTCTCCGTCGATGATGATGATCTTCCGGTGATTTCTGAAATTGAATTTTTGATTGAAAAATCCATTTTTCAAAGGAGAAAACGGAAAGGCTTTTATACCGGCATTTTTCATTCGTTTAATTTCGTTATTCGACAGCTTTAAACTGCCGGCTGCATCAAAAATGAATAAAACTTCCACTCCAGCTTGTGCTTTTTCAATGAGGATATCGATTATTTCCGTGCCAAGCCTATCTGATCGAAAAATATAATACTCAATATGAATGAACTTTTCTGCCTTTTTTAACTGTTTTATGATTTCCGTAAACGTTTCATTGCCATTTTTCAAGACTTCCGTTTTGGAAGACGTACTGATAGTGGTCTCAGAAGCATTTTTGGCAAACGCTGCAAACGATTGCTGGTGATTATTCAAGAATGATAAATCTGGAGCTGATACCTGTTTTACAAGGCTCTTCCATTCCGCTCGATCTCGTTTCCTTTTGGTTTGATATAAATAACCTTTTAAATAGAGTTGTCCTGAAAATAAATAAAACACATATCCGAAAACAGGGAAAAACAGCAGGACGTACATCCATAATAGCGTTTCGTGCGCAAATCGATTTTCGAGCATGAGGGAAAACATCGTTACGAACATGACAAATATATATAATCCCATAAAAAACAGCTTCATATCAATGCTAACTTGCGTAAACAAAATTACGTAAACAGCAGCGATTATTATAAATAAAAATATAATTTCCATTCTTCTTCTTTTCATCTTTTCATTCTCCTACACAGCAATTTTTTATATACATATAATCCATATACCCATAATTGATGGCAAAAGAAACAAAACACTTACGAAGATATATTTTCGTAAGTGTTTTGCTTGATTCTTATCTATTTCTTCAGGACGGGAAGCAGGCTCTCATATAACTTTATATAAGCCAGAGATGAAGAAGTCCAACTAAAGTCCAGCTTCATGGCACGTTCGACCAGACTCTTCCATTGCTTCGGCTGGAACTTATACAGCCCCACCGATTGCTCAATGGTATGAAGCATTTCGTGTGCATTATAATTTCTAAAACTGAAGCCATTCCCTTCACCTGTAAATTGATTGTAAGGAATGACGGTATCACGAAGCCCACCTGTTTCCCTAACTAATGGAAGGGTGCCGTACCTTAAAGCCAGAAGCTGCCCAATTCCACACGGCTCGAATTGTGAAGGCATCAGGAATATATCAGATCCTGCATAGATTCGCCTTGCTAAACCCTCATTAAAATATGTATGGACGGAAACTTGGTTCGGATACTGTTCAGCTAATTGACGAAAGGCAGATTCATATTGTTCCTCTCCTGTACCCAAAAGGATGAATTGAATGCCCTGGCTCATCATTTCATGAAAAACGTGGAGAATGAGATCGATTCCCTTTTGATCAACGAGCCTTGTCACCATGGATATTACCGGAATATCTTCCTTTACTGGAAGATTCAATGATTCCTGCAACAGGCGTTTGTTTTCAAGCTTCCCCTCATAGGAATCGAAAGGAACGGCAAGGTATCCATCTGTGCAAGGATTATATTCTTCATAATCGATTCCATTGACTATGCCTTTCAAGTCACTATTTCTTTTTCGTAAAAAACCATCCAAACTTTCTCCATAATAGGGAGTTTGAATTTCTTCTGCATAACTTTGGCTTACCGTTGTGACGACATTGGAGAATGCTAAGCCAGCTTTCAAATAGCTTACATTTCCATGAAACTCAAGACCATCGATATTAAAATATAATTCACTCAAATCCAGTAGTTCTGCTAGAACCGTTTTGGAATAGACCCCTTGGTATCGTAAATTATGTATCGTAAAGACCGTTTTAATATCCTGATAGAATGGATGATTGTGATAATGGGCTTTCAGCAATACACTGACAAGGCCAGTCTGCCAATCATGACAGTGAACGATATCCGGCTTTTCTTCCAAGTATGGCAAAGCCTCTAATATGGCACGGGAAAAAAAGGCGAATCTTTCGCCATCATCAAAAAAGCCATAACTCCCGTGTCTTTTGAAATAATACTCATTATCTAAAAAATAATATGTAATGCCATTAGAGACAAGCTTCTCAATTCCACAAAATTGCTGGCGCCAGCCTACAGGAACTTCAATGCTCGTCATATGCGTCATTTCCTTTTTGAAATGGTAAGGGAGATCCTCATATTTAGGCAGGATGACACTTACATGGACCCCCTGTTTGATTAGCGCTTTCGGGAGCGCACCTATCACGTCTCCGAGCCCTCCCGTTTTTATAAAGGGGGCGCATTCTGAAGCAGCAATTACAATGTTCATTGCCGCACCTCCTCTATTTATATGACTTCCGCTTTTTTGATTACCGCAGGCTGTTCGCTGCCGATGACCGTTTTTTCTTTTGTTATTTTCACTTCTTTGTCCGTTATCGTATTTTCGACGATGGCACCTTCTTCAATTTCCCCTTTTTGCATGATGATGCTATTTCTAACGATTGCACCTTTCTTCACCTTTACCCCGCGGAAAAGAATGCTGTTTTCTACAGTCCCTTCAATATCACAACCATTTGCTATTAAAGAGTTGGTAACACTGGAAGATCTGGAATACTTTGTCGGAGCCTCATGCTTGATTTTTGTATATACATCCCATGTATCTCCGAAAAAGGAACGGATAACGGAAGGTTTGAGAAAATTCATGTTACTGGAATGGAAACTTTCGATAGAATGGATGAATGGCATATCACCGGTAAAATTGTAGCCTTTGACTGTAAAACGATGAAGATTGGCTTTCACTGCATCTTTCAAAAAGTCATATTCCCCACTGGCCACACAGCTTTTAATCAAATTGACCAATAAGGACTTACTGATGACGAAGGTTTCTAAACAAACATGGTCTCCAGGTCTAGGGATGGTATAAAAACTGATGTCCGAGATATCTTCATTAGAATCAACGGAGCAGGTGTGGTAGATTGGCTTCTCAATGACTTCCCCGACATAATCCTTATACACGACGGTTATATCCGCATCATGTTTTTTATGATAAGCAAGCACTTCATTAAAATCCAGTTTACTAACATGGCATCCCGGGGAAATGATGACAGTATCAGCCGCTGCCCGCTCGAAAAAGCTAAGGTGATCATAAAATTGTTTCATATCGCCTGTTACCGTTTCATCCGGATGGATGGGCGGGAGGATGAATAACCCTCCAGAACGTCTATCCAGGTTCCATTCCTTACCTGAACCAAGATGATCCATGACCGATAGATATTTTTCTTTCGGAAAAACGGCTACTTTCGATACATCGGCGTTAATGAAATTCGACATCGTGAAGTCTATCAAACGATAACGGCCACCAAATGGCACAGATGCTACATTACGATGAGCGGTCAGCTCTTTTAAATGTTGTTTTTCATTGATTAAGTTAATAATACCCAACACACTTTCCATAGCATCTTCCCCTTTTCCTAGTTAAGTGTTATCTTCTTTTTATTTGGATTGATAATGGTCTGATTTTCTCCAATTAACGTTATATCGGCTGTAACCGCTGAATTCCCAACGACTGCACCATCTTCAATAATACAATTGCTGGCAATGATGCTTCGTTCGATATGAACGTTTTCACCAATGGTTACGTTGGGCATGATGACTGAATCTTTTATTGTTGAACCATTACCGACCTGAACATTATACGATAGCACCGAATGTTCAATATTACCGTGAATCATGCATCCTTCATTGATTAAGGACTGACTGACCTCAGCATTTGCTGAAATGTATTGCGGCGGGTGATTTGCATTACGGGCAAAAATTTTCCATTGCTGATCATCCAACTGGAAATTCGGTTTTTCCTCCAATAAATCCATATGTGCCTGCCAAAGGCTCTCTACTGTTCCTACATCTTTCCAATAATCATTAAATCTGTAGGCATATAGCTTCTTCCGATCTTCCAGCATCTTAGGAATGATGTTGCTGCCAAAGTCATTGGACGAATCTGCATCTTTTTCATCATTGATCAGATACTGCCTTAGCTTCTTCCAATTGAAAAGGTAGACACCCATTGAAGCGAGGTTACTCTTTGGATATTTTGGTTTTTCATCGAATTGGGTGATCTTATCATCATTATTGGTGTTCATGATCCCAAAACGGCTTGCTTCTTGCCATGGCACTTGTATGACCGCAATGGTTGCCTCTGCATTCTTCTCGACATGATAATCGAGCATCTTACTGTAATCCATCTTGTATATATGGTCACCAGAGAGAATCAGTACGTGCTCAGGATCATAGTTGTCAATATATTGGATATTTTGATAAACGGCGTTTGCCGTCCCTTTATACCATTCTCCGCCCTCCTTGCCTTGATAAGGTGGAAGAACGGATACTCCGCCAACATCCAGATCTAGATCCCACGCTTTCCCGTTCCCTACATAATCATTTAGAATCAATGGCTGATATTGGGTCAGTACCCCAACCGTATCAATACCAGAATGAGTGCAGTTGCTTAATGGAAAATCAATGATTCTATATTTACCGCCAAAGGGAACAGCTGGTTTCGCCAACCCGATGGTCAGCTCACCTAACCTTGAACCCTGGCCTCCTGCCAATAACATTGCTATCCATTTTTTTGCTCCCATTATTCGTTCACTCTCCCCCGTCTTTTTTTTGTTTGCTTCATATAAATAGAAATGCCTAATGGAGGTACAGTTATTTCCATACTGAATGGTTGATTATGATAAGGTTCTTTTTTAACGGCAATGGGTTCCTCGTTCACCTGACCAGAACCTCCGAAAGCTGCGAAATCGCTGTTGAAGACCTCTAAATATTTACCATGAGATGGAACGCCGATCCGGTATTGATGATAAGGCTGCGCAGAAAAATTACAGACCACAATACAATAATCGCCTTTGCGCTTACCTTTTCTCATAAAGGTAATGATACTCTGACTACTATTGTTTGGATCTATCCATTCAAACCCTTCCTGGACATGATCAAGTCTCCATAATGAAGAGGTTTCTCTATAAAAAGCCTGGAGGGTGTGAAAGTAATGGGACAGTTTTTCATGAGATTCATATTCCAATAGCAGCCAATCCAATTGCTCCTCATCTTTCCATTCGATGAATTGGCCGAATTCACCACCCATGAAGAGGAGCTTCTTTCCAGGGTGCGTCATGAAATAACCAAAAAGCAAACGCAAATTCGCAAATTTCTGCCAATAATCACCGGGCATCTTGTTCAATAATGATTTCTTGCCGTGAACCACTTCATCATGTGAAAAGGGCAAGATGAAATTTTCTGAAAAAGCATAGAAAAATGAGAATGTCAAAAGGCTGTGATGGTATGGCCTTTCACCAGTTTCAAGCTTCATGTATCGAAGGATATCGTTTGTCCAGCCCATATTCCATTTATAATTGAAACCCAGTCCGCCCATATCGGTAGGAGAAGTTATAAGTGGGCGATCTGTTGCTTCTTCAGCCATCATTAATGCATGCGGATATTTTTTGAAAACTGTTTCATTCAGTTTTTGCAGAAATTCTATCGCTTCTAGATTTTCCTCACCGCCATTTTGATTCTTCAGTTTGACCGGCAAGGGATTGTCATGGTTTAAATACACCATTGAAGATACCGCATCGACACGGACCCCATCAATATGGTATACGTCCATCCAAAACAATACATTTGAAATAAGGAAGCTGTTGACTTCCGGTTTGCTGAAATCAAAATTATAAGTCCCCCATAAAGGACGATTGGCCCTATTATGGTCAATGGGTTCATAGAGAGGTGTGCCATCGAAACGTGATAATCCATGAGCATCTTTACAAAAATGGGCGGGAACCCAATCAAGAATGACCCCTATGCCACGTTGATGACATTTATTGATCAAATACTTGAAATCTTCCGGTGAACCATAGCGGCTCGTTACAGAATAATAGCCTGTAACCTGATATCCCCAAGACTTATCGAATGGGTGTTCCATGACCGCCATGATTTCTATGTGTGTAAAACTATTATCAATTACATAATCCACTAATTCATCCGCCAACTCACGATATGAATAAAATTCTCCATCTTCTTTTTGCTTCCATGTTCCGGGGTGCACTTCATAAATGGACATGGGCCTATGATAGACGTTTTCCTTTTTCCGATCTGTTATCCACTTCGAATCCTGCCATTCAAAATCATCAAGCCTTTTAACAATCGAGGCTGTATTTGGTCTGACTTCAGAATAAAAGGCATATGGATCGGCTTTAAGGATACGTTTATTTCCAGGTGTATGTATTTCGTATTTGTATAGTTCCCCTTCTTGAAGTCCTGGTACGAACAACACCCAGATGCCTGAACGCTCGATCCGTTTCATTACATGATCGGTTCCTTCCCAATCATTAAAATTGCCGACTACTGAAACTTGCTTGGCATGGGGGGCCCAAACGGCAAATCGCACTCCTTCTTTACCTAGGGATGTAATTATGTGTGCCCCAAGCATTTTATAGCTTTCATAAAGTGTTCCTTCATGAAACAAATATAAGTCGAAATCGCTTGGATAATGCTCTTGTAGCTGATCCAAAATTGTATTCAATAAAACCCCTCCATCAATATGAACTCGATAACATTTCATCCACCCTTCCCCAGTTATTATATATATTCGTTGGAAATAGCATTAATCCTTCAATGGAGGTGAAGATATTGTAATAAATGCCCGTTTTTTTGAAAATTAAAACATTTTATTGAAAAAAATAAGCCATATTATGTAAAAAAACATTATTCCAATAAAAGCTCTTCCTGTTTTATAGGAAGAGCTCTAAGGTACAAAGTATAAATGCTTCATGTCACTTGTTCTGTGCGAATCATGTCGGTTTTCGTTAAGAAAAGATAGGATAATGAAACGGACCATGCCAAAGGGGTATTCTTATTAGGAACATCACTTCCGCCGATATATAACTCTGGAACTTCCCAATTTTCAGGAATGATGCTTTTCGTCTTATCTATATATTCCACCGCCTTGTTCACCATACCAAGCTCCATATAGCATAAGCCCAACCAAGGAAGCCCAAAGCACCATTCCGCTTCGCGACCCTCGTTATAATAAAGATCGTTTTCATATCGAATACAACCGTTTTTTCTCTCAAGGAGCCCAGAAACGTTATTCAGGATTTGAAGAGCGATATCACGGTCGACAAGTCGATAAGGATAAATTAAAGATAAAAGTGCTAGATCCGCCACTTTTGAATAACTTTCCCTAGGAAGCAGAAAACGGAGTGCCTCTTCCCCCTTTTTAATCAGTTCAGCCCTTACGTTGACCAACATCCTTACTGACTGTAAACCGGCAACACATGCACCGATGCTCGAAGCGTGAATTTCGATATTCTCTTCCCACATCCCATTATCTTCCGACTGCCAATATTGCAGGCACTCCAAGTAATGGACCAGCTTCTGAACGATTTGTAAATCACGTTCATCTCGAATTACCTTTTTCCCATGCCTGCATCCTTCGCCGACGCCCCATAAAAAAGCACCGATTGCATCGTTTTGAGCATGCCCCCATTCATCCGGCAGCTCCTTCAGGTCAATCGAATAACGAGCATGGATATATTCAAATAGAAACTGGGGCTTTTGTTCAGTATGAATATCTATCTTCCATTCATAGGTTTGAAATAAGTCGAATAAGGCATGATAGGCTTTTTCATAACGATTGGATGGGTCATTTATAAAAGGCAGAACTGTATATACCACATCCCTGATCCAGACATAATTATAATCGTTGGAAACGCTGGCAGTATATGCACCATTAGGAAGCCGCATGCGATCAAGAACCTCTAGGGCACCATTTACATTCATTAATAGAACACCTCCATAGTTATTTCCTCATTCCCATTGTTGACAGACTACCGTATTCTAAACGTCTGTTCTTCCATTTACATATTCGAAGCGCTTACAATTCAGCCAGTTGTAACGAAGTCTTAGAAGTTCTTTCACCCTAGTTTATGTATTCAATGCCCTTTTTGATAATCAAGCTTTCCTAGTTCAGTAAAAAGCGTCATTTGCCTACTCGTTCCGCATACATCCAAATCGCCCTTCGTTTGTACATCATTTAGATGCGAACAAAAAACCAGTAACGGATTTCCATTACTGGTTATATCGGCCTATCCTTGAAATGTTTAGGTTTCATTGAAAAAAAGCGGCTGTCAAAGAAATCGGTAGTGTCCCCACAAGCAGGCTTTGAAGGACTTGCCACCATCTTATTCAAATCCCCGTTTCATCATTTTCCAGATTTTTAAGCAGGATGGGCAATTCCCTATATATTTCGATGATTTCTTCTATCTTCATTCTCACCAAGCCGCTGGATGAAGGGGCGACGAATTCCATCGAAGCATTGGACTGAGAATTTTCCTGTAAGCCCCAAGGGATATTTCGTGATTGACGATATTCCTGATAAACCCCTTTGCCCACGAAACAGACAAGTTTTGGCTTATACTTTTCAATTTTACTTTTTAATTGCTTTCTTCCGTCGATGTATTCTTCCTTCGTAATATCAGCAGCACCTTTTGTAGGTCTTGAAACGATATTCGTGAATCCGTAACCTAAATCCAGCAAGGTTAGATCCTCATCGGGATGAAATTTCCTTGGTGTCAAACCAGACTCGTAGAGGATTTTCCAAAAACGATTGGTAGGATTCGCATAATGATGGCCCGTTTCCCCTGAACGGATGCTTGGGTTGAAGCCAACAAACAAAATATCCAGATTCTTTCTTAAATGATCAGCTATTCCTTCCATTTCTTAAAACTC
This genomic stretch from Peribacillus muralis harbors:
- the glgA gene encoding glycogen synthase GlgA, with product MNIVIAASECAPFIKTGGLGDVIGALPKALIKQGVHVSVILPKYEDLPYHFKKEMTHMTSIEVPVGWRQQFCGIEKLVSNGITYYFLDNEYYFKRHGSYGFFDDGERFAFFSRAILEALPYLEEKPDIVHCHDWQTGLVSVLLKAHYHNHPFYQDIKTVFTIHNLRYQGVYSKTVLAELLDLSELYFNIDGLEFHGNVSYLKAGLAFSNVVTTVSQSYAEEIQTPYYGESLDGFLRKRNSDLKGIVNGIDYEEYNPCTDGYLAVPFDSYEGKLENKRLLQESLNLPVKEDIPVISMVTRLVDQKGIDLILHVFHEMMSQGIQFILLGTGEEQYESAFRQLAEQYPNQVSVHTYFNEGLARRIYAGSDIFLMPSQFEPCGIGQLLALRYGTLPLVRETGGLRDTVIPYNQFTGEGNGFSFRNYNAHEMLHTIEQSVGLYKFQPKQWKSLVERAMKLDFSWTSSSLAYIKLYESLLPVLKK
- the glgD gene encoding glucose-1-phosphate adenylyltransferase subunit GlgD yields the protein MESVLGIINLINEKQHLKELTAHRNVASVPFGGRYRLIDFTMSNFINADVSKVAVFPKEKYLSVMDHLGSGKEWNLDRRSGGLFILPPIHPDETVTGDMKQFYDHLSFFERAAADTVIISPGCHVSKLDFNEVLAYHKKHDADITVVYKDYVGEVIEKPIYHTCSVDSNEDISDISFYTIPRPGDHVCLETFVISKSLLVNLIKSCVASGEYDFLKDAVKANLHRFTVKGYNFTGDMPFIHSIESFHSSNMNFLKPSVIRSFFGDTWDVYTKIKHEAPTKYSRSSSVTNSLIANGCDIEGTVENSILFRGVKVKKGAIVRNSIIMQKGEIEEGAIVENTITDKEVKITKEKTVIGSEQPAVIKKAEVI
- a CDS encoding glucose-1-phosphate adenylyltransferase, which produces MGAKKWIAMLLAGGQGSRLGELTIGLAKPAVPFGGKYRIIDFPLSNCTHSGIDTVGVLTQYQPLILNDYVGNGKAWDLDLDVGGVSVLPPYQGKEGGEWYKGTANAVYQNIQYIDNYDPEHVLILSGDHIYKMDYSKMLDYHVEKNAEATIAVIQVPWQEASRFGIMNTNNDDKITQFDEKPKYPKSNLASMGVYLFNWKKLRQYLINDEKDADSSNDFGSNIIPKMLEDRKKLYAYRFNDYWKDVGTVESLWQAHMDLLEEKPNFQLDDQQWKIFARNANHPPQYISANAEVSQSLINEGCMIHGNIEHSVLSYNVQVGNGSTIKDSVIMPNVTIGENVHIERSIIASNCIIEDGAVVGNSAVTADITLIGENQTIINPNKKKITLN
- the glgB gene encoding 1,4-alpha-glucan branching protein GlgB translates to MNTILDQLQEHYPSDFDLYLFHEGTLYESYKMLGAHIITSLGKEGVRFAVWAPHAKQVSVVGNFNDWEGTDHVMKRIERSGIWVLFVPGLQEGELYKYEIHTPGNKRILKADPYAFYSEVRPNTASIVKRLDDFEWQDSKWITDRKKENVYHRPMSIYEVHPGTWKQKEDGEFYSYRELADELVDYVIDNSFTHIEIMAVMEHPFDKSWGYQVTGYYSVTSRYGSPEDFKYLINKCHQRGIGVILDWVPAHFCKDAHGLSRFDGTPLYEPIDHNRANRPLWGTYNFDFSKPEVNSFLISNVLFWMDVYHIDGVRVDAVSSMVYLNHDNPLPVKLKNQNGGEENLEAIEFLQKLNETVFKKYPHALMMAEEATDRPLITSPTDMGGLGFNYKWNMGWTNDILRYMKLETGERPYHHSLLTFSFFYAFSENFILPFSHDEVVHGKKSLLNKMPGDYWQKFANLRLLFGYFMTHPGKKLLFMGGEFGQFIEWKDEEQLDWLLLEYESHEKLSHYFHTLQAFYRETSSLWRLDHVQEGFEWIDPNNSSQSIITFMRKGKRKGDYCIVVCNFSAQPYHQYRIGVPSHGKYLEVFNSDFAAFGGSGQVNEEPIAVKKEPYHNQPFSMEITVPPLGISIYMKQTKKRRGRVNE